In Nerophis ophidion isolate RoL-2023_Sa unplaced genomic scaffold, RoL_Noph_v1.0 HiC_scaffold_75, whole genome shotgun sequence, the DNA window agtgagtcttcctcttcctttttacagggaagggtctgtgtcaaagaggaaaaggagacgccagagggtccgtggcGCCTGGTCTTCCTCTTTGAAGGATCCGccttcaccatcctgaagctacTCTCCTTTTTTTCAGGCAGACGTTGTTctccacagacgtctgcaggacacacaatgacaaacatgcttgagaaatgtccagttttgctcagtcacatgaggcattcagtaagtttacatgtacttaaaataaaaagtgattatatgaattggcctgaaaacaaacacattgctctttacaacattattcacaggaatagaagaccactttttacgagggatgggcaatatggcctaaaatctaaatTGTGATAAATTCCCTttaacctgaatgcagctgggataggctccagcgccccctgtgatgttaatgtcagttactgatgtataagcttggagaaaagatgaggttgtttacagtgtaaatatgtattctgtattgttgtcTCAGCTATGATGGAAAGTTTgatctccgggaattttaaacaaggaatcaccatgtgtttgtgtggctaaaggctaaagcttcccaactccatctttctactttgacttctgaaatattaattgaacaaattgcaaaagattcagcaacacagatctccaaaatactctgtaattatgccgttaaagcagacgacttttagctgtgtgtgtgtgcagcgctcatacttcctataaacccgtgacgtcttgcgtacacgtcatcattacacaacgtttttaagacgaaactcccgggaaatttaaaattgcaatttagtaaactaaaaaggccgtattggcatgtgttgcaatgttaatatttcatcattgatatataaactatcagactgcgtggtcgctagtagtggcttttagtagacctttaggaaccagtactaaaaaaaaaaaaaatggtacttggtatacagctcttatcttcatcactaaacccttgaaatatgctgacatatgtgctgctaaaggtaaataaacagtagccatattgaatgtttgccttcatttgaccacgtgagataaggaggacggcctctaggtcacatggttacaccccagcaattacactgttgatgattgatgagcattcatttgtaaatggtggtgttaaaaagcaaacatatcttcatctttagtgataaatgtgtcccccggatgaacatgtgtcacaaacattgtattagatgatatgtggatgttgtgcttacttggactgtgatgaagctgtgaggactcaggtggtttgtcttcatgctcttcagtcttcacagagacaacagtcagtggaaacttgctgacatcagcctcctcctgccctacaggacactctccctcctgactgatccacacttcctcctcttcctctttaatgtgggggggctgtggatcctcctgctgctgaaggggacgttcttcttgacgagcgttcatctgttggacgtccgcaagacaacacaaacaaacttcagctcagatgtgtcaaatatgttttgtctatcaaatataatattttccaagtggactgacaccactctgtggtgatgttcttctacacatggaataatcatcagttattgattattatgaattgtgtcattgatcctattttctgcatttacattaattattgtttaaaaagtaacaacttatagaaaacctcctgctgggattttaataccgtcatgactgcatgaagtcagtctgcacgtataaaagtttcattgtgctgcagcatcaagtgacgccaactggctcctcccactaccaacctaccagccaaccttgacgtgcacctccaaaatagtcccacctcacgtcaacggtgaccaggactacagagctgtggtcggttggctttacttttacgcacaatatcctctccttgttctccattaccttcctgcttggcactcagcatcaagggttgtgattgggggataaatcaccataaatgattcccgggcgcagcactgctgctgcccactgctcccctcacctcccagggtgtgatcaaggggatgggtcaaatgcagaggacacatttcaccacacctagtgtgtgtgtgacaatcattgctactttaactttcttctgcgaaagcaacatttttaacccaacagaaaacagCGAAGCACTTggaacaagtgccagcgagtatatatatatatatatatgtatgtgtatatatatatatgtatatatatatatatatatatatatatatatatatatatatatatatatatatataaattcataaatgtaaacaattatttaaaatatttgggtacctcatgttctgactacatacaaaatattgatgcaaatttttttaaattttattttaatattctattcttttctcctacccccacccccccccaaccccatcttttttgtaaggggcgctggaagccggcagacccgtcagcgatcctgttctgtctccctataatgtttgtctgatcttgaatgggattgtgctgaaaattgtaattttcctgaaggaactctcctgacggaataaataaagtactatctaatctaatttaaattcattttgtgtgcagtatattaaagctatttttaatatttaacatttatttaattaaatatttattttagtctgactgaataagcattaatcacttacaattgtgcaaatagtgttttcgtaataacaaacatcagttgatttaatttccatgatatgtccacccaatgcagctgagataggctccaacaccccctgtccccctcgcaaccccaaatagggacaagcggtagaaaaatggatggatggatgttatcaaggtaatagaagtgcgtgcaaacatcatttgtatttattgctaataaagttgacaccaacataaagcagaccactgcaataatacattatattacactgtcattacaataacaataatattttttttcatcctgtaaaacatctttgagtacactgaaaagcgctataccaaataaaatgttttattattattattattatgccatgtgacttattccagacttaaatttcgagacgttcgtttctttctagtaacaaatattcaatgatgttaagcgtgactgtaatatacaacaaaaaaacagttaaaagtattaaataagtcaatataattctcatagagaacatataaaatacactcctcaaaaaaaaaacgctcgcatttgctacaaaggcctgctagcgggctaacgctagcacgttagcttcgaacaacatatgaggtaaataagataaataatatgaaaatatatcatgtatattacctcataagccgcgtgtacaagagaggagtggaatatattcttcctattgttacaccagcaactcttaaaTGGGACTATTTATCTTGTTCtttggccgggcgaaggaagtgtgcaccactcactagtgtcccagtgaaacacgtgtttgaaggaagtgtgcaccactcactattgtcccagtgaaacacgtgtttgaaggaagtgtgcaccactcactattgtcccagtgaaacacgtgtttaaaggaagtgtgcaccactcactattgtcccagtgaaacacgtatttggccaacatttgttctgcggttgagaacacctcgatgacgtcacacaggaggtagaacaaaacaagatgttgtattggttattatggttacaggtcttaattacaacgtacatgtgcacatgtgtgtcgtttaacagagtaaacgtcgttattaattgtttgtatgcggatacattagtctgagtgcactttgacgtgctagcctagcctgctggttagcttagcttgttagctgctaacaaagagaggcggaagtgatcgacacatcaaagcagagatccaatgtaagtgtaaagtgtttttattgtgtgaacatgtctacattacaaatgatgtgagtgttggtgactcagcgactaactgctgccgttgaagaaatatttgtgattttagaaaaaaaaaaaaaaaacgacaacagaataagaggaggaactttgtccaacaaaagaggagaaggagcgacaacatcaactactggacgctgttttcaagaaacatcaagttgtgttacacatccatccatctatcttcttctgcttatctgaggtcgggtcgcggggccagcagcctaagtagggaagcccagcctttcctttccccagccacttcatacaGCTCTTtctaggggatcccgaggcgttcccaggccagccagtttctaacataatagtgagagtccagtccatagtggggccagctggagaccatcccgagcgcagacaggtcagcaacgcagagatgtccccaaccgttgcacaggcgagcggtccaccccaggtcccgactctggacatatctatatatatatatatatatatataaaattaaaaaacaaaataagataaggctctgaattggtttcttaacaaaacctttctacttataaaatgcaacattttaacgtataaagtgcaacataaaactgcttcaagttgtagctcagattaaataaaatgacaaaactttccttctacatacaaaaagtgcaacattaaacagtttcaagtcaactcagcctcagattaacttttcttccccCTCCCCACCCTATTTCCCTGATGACTTTCACTCAATTGTCATGTTTTCTGCCAGAAAAATTAGTTTAACCACcttgtctgcagaaagagcagacctgcttgcagttacaatgtccccagctgtgaaaaataccctttcgctggacacagaggtagcaggtatggtgaggtagtgcctggctaacttggcagtaagaggatatatgggctcattgttcttccaccatagaagtgggtcaaaatctagtttttaatgcactatggtcttaaatctgctgctgtaaaaacaccaacagcatttgttattgctttagccctgcctgagttgccgagtagaagctgcttgaatgcagtgggagCTGCGTTTGTTCGTCTTTCTCTTTGTTGAAGCCATGTTATCCATTGTTGTGTCGCACTgcaaagccgaagtgttcccaaacgggagatcttaacgaggcaggagtgtCTTTCAGCTCTGGTTTTTACTCTTTGTAGTAGCAGGGtcattgctagcatgccgtgtgttgtgcctcagtgtacattgttgacacaacgtgtggtgctctacttaatatgtccgtgtggaaacttgttcgatacacctccgaaccagaacccaaacccccgtaccgaaacggttcaatacaaatacacgtaccgttacacccttaatacacacacatctgaagattataaaaaaataaacatatttggtGGGCTAAATAAAATGACTCGgcaaaccaatgtttggtatgagtgctatgacctcaaatctatatcctaataacaatatatgtcacgatacatcatttggtatatgattgataatagaagaatttcaaaactgtttacaaaggctcttaatttggcagctgacatatgcagtaacatattgtgtcttttctaattgtattattttgtcgaaacaattattattaatgtacttgtttatttactgttaatatctggttactttatttgagaacaTAGTACTGGGAATGATGtaataatagggacggcgtggcgcagtgggagagtggccgtgcgcaactcgagggtccctggttcaatccccacctagtactaaccttgtcacgtccattgtgtcctgagcaagacacttcacccttgctcctgatgggtgctggttagcaccttgcatggcagctccctccatcagtgtgtgaatgggtaaatgtggaagtagtgtcaaagagtaccttgaaagtagaaaagcgcgatacaagtacaacccatttatagagGTTGTcgtctgaaaacacacatgagcagacacactggagaaaaaccttttatccgtTCAATATGTGGTAATGTTTTACACAAAATTGgagtttgaaagtgcacatgagaatacacagtggtaaaaaacattttgtctgttcaacctgtgtcaaaggttttgtagaaagtcacaatttgaaaatacacatgagaacacacactggtaaaaaacctttctcctgttcaacctgtggtaaaggttttacagaaagtcaaaatttgaaaagacacatgagaacacacactggtgaaaaacctttttcttgctcagaatgtggtaaagattTTGTACAAAGTCCCCttttaaaagcacacatgagaacacacactggtgaaaaaccttttgtctgttcaatctatggtaaaggttttacagaaagtcgatGGTTAAAAgtgcatatgagaacacacactggtgaaaaaccgttttcctgttcagtctgtggtaaagattttgtaCAAAGTCCCCttttaaaagcacacatgagaacacacactggtgaaaaaccttttgtctgttcaatctgtggtaaagattttacagaAAGTCGATGGttaaaagtgcacatgagaacacacactggtgaaaaaccgttttcctgttcagtctgtggtaaaggttttacacaaagtcatcaTTTAAAACTGCACgacagaacacacactggtgaaaaacctttttcctgttcaatctgtgataaaggttttacagaaaactggtgtttgaaagtacacactagaacacacactggtgaaaattcacattcctgttcaatctgcaacagaagctttagtGACCGATcaacccttgtagcacacatgagaagacacccaggagagaaagtgttgagttgcagtgtgtgtggtgaaagattgtcttctaagtaccagtgtaagaaacacaagtgtgctggtgagaacagcagcagcaaatgaaactgcaggatttgaaataaactgtccagactttcattttgactttctaacaacatcagcacatataacatgtgtgacattgttgtttttcCAACAATCTTTTTAAAATGCTtccacatttatagattagatattttatattaatccttttttcagtcaagcacatgcattaatatgcaacattgtgtacttttattaaaaaatggacagaacaatttgagtaaaaagcTGAGTAAACAGTacaacacacattttacatgcaataaacattttgtgagtatgtatatacacacacacacacacacacacacacacacacacacatatatatatatatatatatatatatatatatatatatatatatatatatatatatatatatatatatcctgtatattcatcatacaattttagacttaattatatgaaatattgtatttctaattgttaataatcccatagattatcacctttatatgatatacatatgtactggttcacatctgaaacatcttctggaccacttcaggaagcatattattatttactttacacatcatttaaacagttgtcttttatacaattttaaaatgtgtctttttaaaccatttgttgggtctctacaatcatttttattcattatcgtcattactctgtattatgatgattgtgttgtgattgtcatagtcattattgtcaccgacgtcccactaggtcattattgtcaccgatgtcccactgggtgtgagttttccttgcccttatgtgggcctaccgaggatgtcgtggtggtttgtgcagccctttgagacactagtaatttagggctatataagtaaacattgattgattgattgattcttttatatgtatgtccccagacctttatgcagtataaaagtgagagaaaatggcagattttttttttgtgaaaggatggttttgtttttacaaacttacatttgtgtattatatatattgtgttttaaacatttgttttaatgttttttattttcttttttaacatccccaaaacaacatcaatatcagtcaaagtttggagtgtcagacaaaagccaatattgtacatcatcccacagagatttactttgcatacattcttaaaataaactgtttattgtgttttcctatcacagatcgaacaagtgttgtcttcaattgcaaaacaacatccaaaatattactttaagtggtcaattccgtcgtttttttctcaaattatttaatttgccttagaaagaatggaaaATTTTAAgttatgagtttttttcttgttccaggttgtacttcaatgaaatcttcaaataataaactatttttatcagtcaataagtgcatcagtgaccaaatgcctttttcaaaccattgctgttcagagatggatttgtttctcattttaatataagaacaattccatagtggagtattgtgtgtgatgaagttgtgtttgtaaattagtttccagtacaacaacacttgctggtagggatgggtactgttcacttctaattccatgttttatgtgttatatatgtcaatatattgtgtgtttgtaaattagtttccagtacaacaacacttgctggtagggatgggtactgttcacttttcAACTGATTCGGAACACATTCCACTACCTCCAAATCAATACCAAGCCTCAACAGTacgactttttggtacttttgtgtgtgttaatcatTTTGATTGTGATAAATTTATATTGCaaagtttaaaaataagattattattGATAACTGCGGTCCTTTCgttaccctttgttttttgtttttttgttttcatatcatcatttacatgtagctttatttacatttgcaagtccagtacgctagatggctgtagtgtaaattcataatgtgttttgttgcgcccaaaaaagtgttaatactgtaaatattggatttattatgcaccagctgtctgattctaacatttatcttagttatagttttaattaactcatttggtgggtgttaacgtcatgagaaattgctaatgctaatcagtagcatgtcaatagcaaagccaatgtatattagcatcaatcTACCATAACTTTTATAGCGTTTTTTTGAgtccatttctttgttggcattgacaatTGCAAAATTTATCTCAAGGTAGTTTGACTCagactgctctcagtgctgctggagtgacctCCAAATGCCAAACATAGGTCAAATGAGTTCCAAGTTAgatattcaacagacattcaacatccagccaggctgactgtttgaaaactcatgccacgtctgtcagtccctgctgacaagtgctttactttaagggaccgtcaataaagtacttgtcatcggctcactaagaacatttcaattgtcagtagcttcagtcatgtgacctagaacctcaaacctactttcatattgtttgttcatcACTGCTGTAGTCGGCTCATGCCTTGAATTGTCCGGTTTTAAGggataaacagtagaaaatggatggatggatgtttagtgacaGAGTGGAAACTGTCAAACCTCAAGCCCACCAAGTGCTCGAACCCAAAGCAGTTTTGGGAGAAAAGTTTACAGGTCGGATGAGACTTTGCCTCACCTCCAATCAAGAGTGAAAAGGCTGATCTTTGTACACAAGCAGCTTTTCCaacaagacaacaatattaaacacacataaaaactgttttcaaagggtttcaggcaggtttctggaatgtccgttccagagactggaccttaaccctgctaaacatttgagaacattgctttgaaccggctctgtgtcaagaaagcaacacatgtcaatcaaatctaccagtatttccaagaacggggtcaaatatgcaagcaaaatgttgccagaagcatcttgcttcatttttatttattgttacgtGTTGTGAAGAAACCCTGAAGTGCTCTGTTATAAGAACATCAGACTTTCATTCTGACTTCCAGGATTCAagtccataacttttatggacagaatttcgaggcgcagtcaaggcgttaaggggatcgcgtttggtgactgcaggattaggtttctgctttttgcagataatgtggtcctgatggcttcatcttgccaggatcttcagttctcactggatcggttcgcagccgaatgtgaagcgactgggatgagaatcagcacctccaagtgtgagtccatggttcttgcccggaaaagggtggagtgccatctgcgggttggggaggagaccctgccccaagtggaggagttcaagtacctcggagtcttgttcacgagtgagggaagagtggatggtgagatcgacaggcggatcgtaatgtggacgctgtatcgatccgttgtggtgaagaaggagctgagccgagaggcaaagctctcaatttaccggtcgatctacattcccatcctcacctatggtcatgagctttgggttgtgaccgaaaggacaagatcacgggtacaagcggcacaaaagagtttcctccgcttgggtggcggggctctcccttagagatagggtgagaagctctgtcatccggggggacctcaaagtaaagccactgcacgtccacatggagaggagccagatgaggtggttcgggcatctggtcaggatttagggcacgtccaaccggtaggaggccacggggaagacccaggacacgttgggaagactatgtctcccagctggcctgggaacgccttgggttcccccgggaagagctggacaaagtgactggggagagggaagtctgggtttccctgcttaggctgctgcccccgtgacctgacctcggttaagtggaagaagatgggtggattgatggattaagtaatgaagttaaaaattgtactgatatgatccagtttaagatgtTGTTCAGATTAATAGTGCttataaagtacaaagaagaggaaaaacttcaaccttattgaaaataagatattcttcatctcagtatgctaataatgactgaattaatgaattacatattacaaaactgttgtattactcattcacggatgtcatttcactattttactacaaaaaaggtcagtaaatgaatgtatatatttgtaaacgctctgaagtgggaaagggataggattaaataagctttgcttcatcctactccttttcggacatgatgtaatgtgaaatggtattaaagtgtctgatgtattatgttgtaagtatgttcatgttcaaaataaactaaagaaagaaataaaagaaagaaagtattgatcgattgactgagtttataatgcaattttaccaagtgataaagtaacagcacaaagcacacatcagtcatattaaatgatgcatcaaggacaatactgtaatgacatcaaatagatatttttaatttcaccagagtacctggttggtttcacatcttgttcaaccacttaccagagggaacaagatacctcttttttcaaaaatcatcaaaaaagtacAGGAAGGGTATGGTGCCATGACCCGGAGTCAAACCAGGGTTGCTgcagccacaacacagagtactaaccactataccatcacgGCTGTAACAAACCATCCTGAATGATACTGTGTTTGCTTccctgttcatgttcatagacagaatagtcacaactagtttgaatgctagtgaccaagccccaacaatttttactctaacaagaggaaggcgtgctcaggtaagatttgttttgtttcacctttttcctcacccactttattCTAAATGAATGTCCCGAGTATAACAACAGATACAACTTCCAGTTATCTATTCACAATgataacaagacaaaaaaaaagcatgttccagttagtagatatttattttaaatgcaaaaaaacactctcaaagaaacagcactgaattttgtttcagttcaattaACAAAAAACAACGAGCTAGTCAGGAGTTGAATCTAGAAtcttctgatccgtagtcagacaTGTTATCCATTGCACCACTAGCTCCGTGCCCTGTAATGTTGTACAAGTTGTATATCATAAACATCTTAGGCCAAaagaacacacagtttacatgaggcttactaccaaaacagggctttactgactgcttatgttggactttaaaatctagtgaccttctatttgttgcagcctgggccttcaccagctctacctgttgcagctaacctccactaaaaaataaaacaaaatgcttCTGGCAATATTTTGGGGAGCATCCAAGTTAAATGCAGCTCAGAGTTGGCAACTTTGGGAGAGGAGCGTCTTTTTTGCTCAAAACCTTCTTTGTTGATGACGATGTAAAACTGGCCtatctgtcaaaaatgagctttgggttcaagcacttggggagcttgaactttgacagttcccagcttgtcactgaacatgctgactaattcactttcacctgagattgccaatatggatgttatctcagatgttggacatatcagcacatcaaaggtcctgggtagctcagtcggcagagcatcagacttttaatctgagggtccagggttcaagtccctgttcaagtggctgatgctgacctccatacatttctcaaaaaatgtc includes these proteins:
- the LOC133547148 gene encoding gastrula zinc finger protein xLCGF3.1-like is translated as HTGKKPFSCSTCGKGFTESQNLKRHMRTHTGEKPFSCSECGKDFVQSPLLKAHMRTHTGEKPFVCSIYGKGFTESRWLKVHMRTHTGEKPFSCSVCGKDFVQSPLLKAHMRTHTGEKPFVCSICGKDFTESRWLKVHMRTHTGEKPFSCSVCGKGFTQSHHLKLHDRTHTGEKPFSCSICDKGFTENWCLKVHTRTHTGENSHSCSICNRSFSDRSTLVAHMRRHPGEKVLSCSVCGERLSSKYQCKKHKCAGENSSSK